The genomic segment CATTATGCGCTGACAAGTCCCCTTCTATAATGAAGGCACGGCACACATCGATAGACGAAGGGGAGGTCAACGATCCGATGAACAAAAAGCAGCTGATGCTCGCAGCGCTAAGCGCGACGCTTGCCGGCGGTCTGGCCGCCTGCAGCGGCAAAAACGCCGGGGACGGTCCGGATGCCGGCGCAGCCGGACAAAAAACGAAGCTCGTCTACTGGACGGGCGACCGCCACGATTCGGAGTTCATCAAGGAAAAGGTGGACGACTTCAATCGCACCAACTCAGACGGGATCGAGGTGGAGCTCGTCGTCAAAGGCGACGACTTCGATCAGGCGCTCGACATGTCGTTCCAGACCTCGGAAGCGCCCGACGTCATCCGCGTCAAGGAAAACACGATCCAGACCTTTTACAAAAAAGGGTATCTGGCGCCGATCGACGATTACTTGACGGACGAACTGCGGGCCGAGTTCCCGCAAATGGACGTGCTGAACAGCTTCGACGGCAAACGGTACAGCCTGCCGAACTACGGGACGACGATGCGTCTTATTTACAACAAAGAGCTGTTCCAAAAAGCGGGCATCGCCAGTCCGCCTGCGACGCTGGCCGAGCTCGTGGAGGACGCCAAAAAAATAACGGCCGTCGGCAAGGCGAACGGGGAATACGGCTTCGCGCAAAACTTCAAAAGCCCGGGGAGCGCGCTCGGCCGCTCGGCGCGCGTCATCGCGGAGATGAGCGGTTACGGCGGCTTCGGCTACGACTTCAAGACGGCGCGTTACGACTTTACGCCGTTTAAGCCGATCATCGAAGCGTTCAAGCAGATGAAGGACGACGGCAGCATGCTGCCCGGCGTCGAGTCGCTCGACATCGATCCGCTGCGCGCGCAGTTCGCCGAAGGCAAGATCGGGATGTATCTGTCGTTCTCGGCGGAGGCGGGCGTGTACCAATCCCAGTTTCCGGCGAAAATCGAATGGGCTGCAGCGCCCGCGCCTACGATCGACGGCAACGTCAAGGGCGCCTCCGGCTTTTTGGGCGGTCAGTGGCTCGCGATCAGTTCCCAGTCCGCGCACAAGGAAGCGGCATGGACGTTCATGTCTTACATGTACGGCGATCCGATTCTGCAGCAGTACCAGGAGAAGGGCTTCGGCATCTCGATGGTGCCCGCGGTCAGCGAAGTCGCGGCCAAGCCCGAAGTATATGGCATCGATGGTTTTCTCCCGAACGCGCATGACGGGGTATGGCCGGTCTACCCGGCGGTCCCGGTGCAGGGCGCCAAGTCGGACGACGTGTTTTTCAAGTATATCCTGGACGGCGGGGATCTGGATGCGTTGATCGCGGACCTGAACAAGCGGTACAATACGGCGCTTGACGCCGCGATCGCGAGCGGGGACGTCGTCGCCTCGCCCGATCCGGCATTCGATCCCGCGAAGCTCGCAGGGCAATACGCAAGCTGAAACAAACGTGACCGGTCCGAGGCGGCTGCCGACGAGCACAGGGTACCGAGTCGGCCCGGTCCCCCCGCATGGGATCGACAGCAATGACGGCAAGGAGCGGATGAACGATGAGAAAATCGAAGGAGCTTGCGTTTTCTTACGGATTTTTATTGCCGAGCCTGTCGCTTACTTTGATTCTCGGCATTTATCCGATCGCGTGGGCGATGCGCTACATGTTTTACGATTACAAAGGCTTTGGCAAAAAAACGTTTATCGGCCTGGACAACTTCGCGCGCGTCATGCGCGACGGCGAGTTCTGGCATTCGGTTGCCAATACGTTCGCGTACGCAGGCGGCAAGCTGGCGCTGTCGATTCCGCTTGCGCTGCTGCTGGCGGTCGTGCTGAACCGGGGTCTGCGTGGACGGCACATTTTGAGGGCCGTCTTTTTTTTGCCCACAATCGTCAGCACCGCCGTTATGGCCGTCGTCTTTTTCGCGATCTTTAACGCCTACAACGGCGTTTTAAATCAGTTTCTGCTGAAGTACAAGCTGATCGGCGGCGCCGTAGATTGGCTGGGCGCCGACCATGCGATGCTTACGGTTGTGCTCGTCTCCGTGTGGGGCGCCGTCGGCAACTATATGCTGCTGTTTCTCGCAGGCCTGCAAAATATACCGGCGGACGTGTACGAGAGCGCCTCGCTCGACGGCGCGAACAAGCTGCAGCAATTCCGCTACGTGACGATTCCGATGCTCGGTCCGGTCATGCAGATGATTGTGATGCTGGCCATCATCAATGCGCTCAAAGGCTACGAGAGCATCATGGTCCTGACGGACGGCGGACCGATCGGGAAGACGAATGTGATGTTTCTGTACGTTTACAAGCTGTTTTTCCCGACCGCGGGAACCGGCGCGGCTTCGCAAATCCAGGAAATGGGCTATGGAAGCGCCGTTTCGTTCGTGACCGCCATCATCGTCGGCTTGATTACCGCGCTCTATTACTTCGGCTCCAAGCGAATGAATCGATACGCCTAAGGGAGGGATGCGTGCATGCGACTCGTTTGGAAGGCCGCGCTGTGGGCGTTTCTGCTCATTGCCGCGTTTTTGACGCTGTTCCCGATCCTGGTGACGATCCTGGGCTCGTTCAAGACCAACGCCGAGCTGACCGCAGGCGCTACGATACTGCCGTCAAGCTGGCAGTTTAACAACTACGTCGAAGCATGGCGGCAGGCGAAATTCTCGACCTATACGTTCAACAGCTTATTCGTATCGGTCGCATCAACGCTCGGCATCCTGCTCGTGTCGTCGATGGCGGCGTACGTCGTCGACCGGATGGCGTTTCCCGGCAAACGGCTGTACGTCGGCATGCAAGCCTTCACGATGTTCGTGGCCATCGGCGCTGTCGTGCTGCGTCCGCAGTTCGAGCTGATGATCCGGCTGCATCTGCACGATTCGCTGTGGGGCGTCGTCCTGATCCTGATCAGCGCGCACGCGTCGGCCTTTTTCATCCTGTACAGCTTTATGAGCGGCATCCCGAAGGATCTGGACGAAGCGGCGCTGATCGACGGCTGCTCCCGCGGCAGAACCTTTCTCCAGCTGATCGTTCCGCTGCTGACGCCCGGCCTGGGCGTGTGCGCTTTGTTCGCTTTTCGCGGGGCATGGAACGAATATTTGCTGCCGTTCGTGTTCACGCTCAGCAAGCCGCAGCTGCAAACGCTGACCGTCGGGCTCGCGAGCCTCAAGTACGGCATCTCCGCGGCCTCGCAGACGCATCTCATGATGGCGGGCGCATGCCTGTCGATCTTGCCGATGCTGGCCGTATATCTTTTTGCGAATAGATCGTTTATGCAGATGACGGCCGGCTCCTTGAAGGGATA from the Cohnella hashimotonis genome contains:
- a CDS encoding ABC transporter substrate-binding protein, producing MNKKQLMLAALSATLAGGLAACSGKNAGDGPDAGAAGQKTKLVYWTGDRHDSEFIKEKVDDFNRTNSDGIEVELVVKGDDFDQALDMSFQTSEAPDVIRVKENTIQTFYKKGYLAPIDDYLTDELRAEFPQMDVLNSFDGKRYSLPNYGTTMRLIYNKELFQKAGIASPPATLAELVEDAKKITAVGKANGEYGFAQNFKSPGSALGRSARVIAEMSGYGGFGYDFKTARYDFTPFKPIIEAFKQMKDDGSMLPGVESLDIDPLRAQFAEGKIGMYLSFSAEAGVYQSQFPAKIEWAAAPAPTIDGNVKGASGFLGGQWLAISSQSAHKEAAWTFMSYMYGDPILQQYQEKGFGISMVPAVSEVAAKPEVYGIDGFLPNAHDGVWPVYPAVPVQGAKSDDVFFKYILDGGDLDALIADLNKRYNTALDAAIASGDVVASPDPAFDPAKLAGQYAS
- a CDS encoding carbohydrate ABC transporter permease encodes the protein MRKSKELAFSYGFLLPSLSLTLILGIYPIAWAMRYMFYDYKGFGKKTFIGLDNFARVMRDGEFWHSVANTFAYAGGKLALSIPLALLLAVVLNRGLRGRHILRAVFFLPTIVSTAVMAVVFFAIFNAYNGVLNQFLLKYKLIGGAVDWLGADHAMLTVVLVSVWGAVGNYMLLFLAGLQNIPADVYESASLDGANKLQQFRYVTIPMLGPVMQMIVMLAIINALKGYESIMVLTDGGPIGKTNVMFLYVYKLFFPTAGTGAASQIQEMGYGSAVSFVTAIIVGLITALYYFGSKRMNRYA
- a CDS encoding carbohydrate ABC transporter permease, with the protein product MRLVWKAALWAFLLIAAFLTLFPILVTILGSFKTNAELTAGATILPSSWQFNNYVEAWRQAKFSTYTFNSLFVSVASTLGILLVSSMAAYVVDRMAFPGKRLYVGMQAFTMFVAIGAVVLRPQFELMIRLHLHDSLWGVVLILISAHASAFFILYSFMSGIPKDLDEAALIDGCSRGRTFLQLIVPLLTPGLGVCALFAFRGAWNEYLLPFVFTLSKPQLQTLTVGLASLKYGISAASQTHLMMAGACLSILPMLAVYLFANRSFMQMTAGSLKG